The Deltaproteobacteria bacterium region GTGAAAAGTGAACTGGGGAAATATCCGGAACAGCTCTTCAAGCGCTTCGAGCCGGAAGCATTTGCTGCGGCCTCGCTCGGGCAGGTGCATCGTGCCCTCCTCAAAAACGGCGAAGACGTAGTGGTCAAGATTCAGTATCCCGGCGTGGACCGGACTGTCACGCAAGACTTGAAGAACCTCCGAGCGTTATTACAGGTCTTCACGGTGATGACGCGCGATGTGCTGCGACAGAAGTTCGACGCCAGCGACGCCTATCACGAGATGGAAGAACGCTTATCCGAAGAGCTAGACTATCTTCACGAAGCCGACAATATCGGACTGTTTCGGCGATTGTTTGCCGATGACGATGAAATCATCGTTCCCCGAGTCTATCCCAAGTTTTCGTCCCGCCGTGTGCTGACGATGGAATTCATCGATGGGTATACGCTGCCGGATATTGCCGCGCCTGGAGTCGAGAAAACACTGCAAGACTGGGTAGTCATCAAATACTTCACTATTACCTGGCGGCAACTGTTTGCCTTTGGCGCGCTGCATACCGATCCCCACCCGGGCAATTATCTGGTGACCTATCATCCCAAACTGGCCATGCTCGACTTTGGCAGCATCCGCGTCTTTCCCGAGGAGGTTCGCCGGCAGTATCTCGCGCTAGCGAAAGCGATTTTGGCCAAGGACGAAGAAGCAATGGGGCGCTGCTTCGTGGCGCTGGGGTATCTTGCGCCGAACCAAGACCCCAAGCCGCTCGCGCGCGTTATGGGGATCATGTTTGAAGGAGTGATTGAAGATAAAGCATTCGATCCGCGCGATTTCGACTCCATGGCGAAAACCATGGAGATTGCCAGCATTGGGCTCGAACATCGCATCTTTACTGCGCCTGGACATCATCCTTTCTTGATGCGCGCTCTTCTGGGCCTGGATGGATACATCCACCAGTTCGGTGTTGTCACCAACTGGCACCGGTTGTTTCGTCAATGCTTAGACAACGCTCCGGCCTGAACTTGCCCTTGCCGGAATGAACGGACACCCGAGCGTCAGGGGGAGCCTGTTTAGCGTCCTTCTAGCACCCGGATACGATAGGAATGAAACGGCGGAATATCCACCTGAAAGAAGAGAAAGCGGAAACCGTCCTCGGCCTCGGTCGGCAACTCTTCGAGCTCCATATCTTTCAGGGCTTTCTTGCCGCTTTCGTAGGCTTCTTCTCGTAACGCTTCGGCTTTGCGGTTGTAGCCATAGTCGCGCAACAGCACGACCCCGTCTTTATCCAGCAACTCGAATTGCATCTTGACGTAACTGAGGGGCTTGCCGGAGGTATTTTTCACCCGGCCGGTAATGAGAAAAATGGGCTCGCCGGAGCCTTCCATACTGGCAAAAGTGCTCCATTCACCTTTTGGGGAGAGGATGGCAACTCCTGCGGTTGGTGCCGGGGCCACGGTTCCCGCGACGGCTTTGCCCGCGTCTGGGATGCCAGGGATATCGATGGCTTTGCTCTGAGACGGAGCAAGCAGAACGAGCCCAAGAAAAACCAACCCGTGTAACACCTGTGTTTTCATGACTCTTTCCAATCTATCGCCGGACAAGGAAATTCCTCTGCTCGTTCCGTCTCACGGTATTTATCCATCCTGCTGAGCAAATTGTTGGAGATCGACGGATCGTCCTACCAGGACCAGAAAATCCAGCCGCCCGAGCGGCTGGTCTGGATTCGGCAGTTCGTCTTGTCCGTGCAGGCCGCCATGACGGACTGCGACGGCGGTGACGTTGAAGTTCGTCCTGAGCTGAATTTCTCGCAAGGTTTTCCCGGTGTGACGAGAGGGCACTGGAAGAATCTCGACGACGTATTCGTGGGGAAGTCGAACCTGTTGATGCCCGGCGTTGGCGCCCTGTTCGGAACGCAGGCTCAATCCCAAGTATTCGTGCCGTAGGATCTCGCGATGATAGAGGTCCAGGACGTCGCGCTGGGAAATCATGCCGTGCAGTTTGCCGCTGTCGTGCGCTGTGACGGGGAGATATTCTTGCTCGGCCAGCGAGAATTTTTCCAGGCAGCGGGCAATCGTCTCTTCCGGGTGTGTGGGCCGTGCCGAAGGGTGCAGCAAATCTTTAGCAATGACCAGCGCATCGAGCGAGTCTTCGCGTAACAGGTCTTTTACGTCATGGATAGAGATTTCGCCGAGCAGTCGCTGTCGGTCATCGACCACAAAACACAAGGAAGCGTCATGGAGGAGAAAATGCTGCACGATTTCGTTAAAAGGCGCTTGCTCCGGCAAGGTCGGTGCCTCGCGACGCATGACTTGTTCGACGGTAAACGCTTGCATGAGGTTTTCTTCCCGGCGACGCACGTCGATGCCGCGTCGGAGTAAATGAATGGTGTAGATGGATTCTTCCCGCAGTAGCTTGGCGACGAGGGTGCTGACGGAGCAGCTCAACATGAGGGGGAGGATGATGTGGTAATCATTGGTCAGCTCGAACAAGAGGATCAGCGCGGTGATGGGAGAGTGGGTGGCACCGGCGAGAAACGCGCCCATCCCTACGAGCGCGTACCCTCCGCTGGGAGCGGTAAAAGAAGGGAATACAGCTCCAGCGCCCATGCCCATCAGCCCGCCGGTGATGGCACCTAAATAGAGAGAGGGCAGAAAGACACCGCCAGACCCGCCCGAGGCCAGGGTCAGACTGGTGGCGAGCATTTTGACGGGGAGCAGCAGGAGCAGCCAAGTCCACGAGACGCCGCCGCGCAAGATGTTATCCATCGTGGCATAGCCGACGCCATAGATGTCGGGCACAACCAGCAGCGCGAATCCCAGAATGAGGCCGCCGAGCGCGGGTTTGAGCAGCATAGGGATGTGAATTTTGCCGAAGCCCTTCTCCAGCATATCGAGCACCAGCATGAAGGAGACGCCCCCGAGGCCGCAAGCGATCCCCAAGAGTAGATACAGCGGGAGTTCCCACACGCTTAACAGAGCGTACCCAGGGACAACGAAGGCCGGATGATTGCCGAAATAAGCGCGGCTGACCACCGTGGCCAGGACGGAGGAGAGCATCACCGGGCCGAACGCCGGCATGGCGAAGTTCCGCATAATGACTTCGAGGGCGAAAAACGCGCCGGCAATGGGGGCATTAAAGGCGGCGGCAATGCCGCCGGCTACTCCGCAGCCGACGAGGGTGGGCAGGCGATTTTGTGGGATCTGCAAGAGCTGGCCCAGGAAAGAACCCAGGGCGGCACCAATCTGCACGATGGGTCCCTCACGTCCCACCGAGCCCCCAGTCCCAATCGTGAGCGCTGACGCCAGGGATTTCACGATGGCGACCCGGGGACGAATCTTGCCGCCTCCGAGCATGACGGCCTCGATGACTTGCGGGACGCCGTGACCTTGGGCCTCACGAGAGACCAGAAAGACCAAGGGCGCGACCAGGAGTCCCCCGCACGCGGGCACGAGCAGATAACTGTACCACGGCAGATGAGGAAGAATGTACAGCGGAGCTTCAGTCGAGCCGATGGCGACCCACTGCACCGTGCGAATCAGCTCATCGAAGGCAATGGCACCTCCTCCGGTGACGAGGCCAACGACACAAGCCAAGACGATGAACGAAAGAGGCTGGATCTGATCGATCTGTTCACGCAGGCGTCGCAGCAGTGGGGGAAGGGGAGAGGCCGTAAATATGGTCTTTCTTTCAGGGCAAGATGCCAGTCGTCCTCGTGTGCCATTTGCAGACGACAGCCTTCGCGTCTCCTTACCCATGGGGATGGGGCCTGTCAAGCGCCGAAAGAATCCCTTGACTTTCCAGGGAAAGCCTCTAGAGTAACACCCTTCATCTATTTGGCCTGCCCTGGGAGGGGGTGACGCCGCACATGGCAGGAGTACGCGTAAAGGACAACGAGCCGATCGAAAGTGCCATCCGTCGCTTTAAGAAGCAATGCGAAAAGGCGGGCATACTTCAGGAACTCAAAAAGCGCGAACATTATGAAAAGCCAAGTGTCCGACGGAAACGGAAAGCCATCGCCGCACGCAAGCGAGCGCTCCGTCGTGCCAGTCGGTCTTTTTATTAGTTCGCCGAGCGAGCGCTACCTCATCGCCTATTTACTCTGAAGAATGAGGAGCGTCTCCACCAACCTCTCCCTGCACCCACTCCCCCTGGAGTGGGTGTTTTTTTCCAACGGCTGAGGCGACTCCGCCGACAGCCGTTACTGGATGGCCTCCCATGGCGGAACGGATCCCAGAAGAAGTTCTGACAGACATCCGTGCTCGCGTCAGCATTGTCGAAGTCATTTCCTCCCACGTCGCCTTGCGCAAAGCCGGACGGAGCTACACCGGCCTATGCCCGTTCCACAATGAGAGCACGCCTTCTTTCAGTGTGAACGAAGAAGGGGGATTTTTTCATTGCTTCGGCTGCGGGGCTGGCGGAAATGCCTTCTCCTTTCTGACCCGGGTCGAGGGTATCTCCTTTCCCGAAGCGGTGCGCCGTCTGGCCGCCAAATCTGGCGTAGCGCTGCCGCAGTCCGCCCAGGACCCGCAAGCACGGGAACGCCTGCTCCTGCTGCGCTTGAATGAGGTGGCGGCGACGTATTTTCAGCGCTGTCTGTGGGGCAATATCGGCGACCCTGCGCGTCGCTATTTGACGGAACGCGGGCTGGAGCGGCCTATTACCGAACAATTCCGTCTTGGCTTCGCTCCGCCGGGAAGGGAAGGGCTCACACGTTTTTTATCGGGGCAGCGTGCCGACCTGGACAAGGCGTCGGAACTGGGGCTGATTGGGAAAGGGGCAGACGGACGCTACTACGATAAGTTCCGTCATCGTCTGATGTTTCCCATCACCGATATCGTTGGCCGCATCGTGGGGTTCGGTGGCAGGCTGTTACCCATGGCCGTCCCGACTTCCGGGAAGACTTACCATCTGCCGAAATATCTCAACTCTCCGGATTCCGTTTTGTACAAGAAGGGTGCGTTGCTCTACGGACTTTCCCAGGCAAAAGACGCGATCCGGCAACGCGGGCGAGCGATCTTCGTGGAAGGCTATATCGACCTCTTAGCGCTGGTGCAGTGCGGCCAAACGGAGACGGTAGCGGTGCTTGGCACGGCGCTAGGTGTTGAGCAACTCAAAACCATGAGCCGCGCCACCGGAGTGACGGAGGCATGTTTGTTTTTCGATGGCGACGAAGCCGGTCGCCGCGCTGCCCTGAGAGCATTCCCGCTTTGTATCGAAGCCGAAGTACGAGGCCGGGGAGTTTTTCTGCCACAAGGGGAAGATCCGGATACGTTCGTGCGCAAGCAGGGTGCTGAAGCGATCAGCCGGTTGGTGGACCAGGCCGAGCCGCTGGAAGATTTCTATTTTGCGCGCCATGCCCCGCCTCCCGGTGCCTCTGCCTTGCAGCGAGCGCAAGCAGCGCGCAGCGCGATGGCGGTGTTGAGCGGAGTCAGTGACGCAGTAGCGCGCGGTGCCTTCCTGACCCAAATTGCTCAGCGCTTCTCCGTGAATGAAGAAGAATTGCGACGGACGGCATCGGCAGCGCCGGAGCCCACTCCTTCCGCTGCTCCGCCACGACGAGAAAAAGAAGAGCGGCTCAGCGGTCAGGCTGCGGTCGAGGCGGAATTGATCCAGCTCATGTTGCTTGATCGACACTGTGCCTTACGCCTCGTCGAGGAGGACATTTTTCCCGCCTTCCAACAGTGGGGTGCCTTGGCCCAGGAGATTAGCGAGGCGTGGCGCCAGAGCGAGCACATCGATCTCAGTGCCTTTTTCGCTAAACTGCCGAAGAAGTTGGCGGACTTGGTCTCGCGTGCGTATGGGCGGGCGCTGACCGAAGAAGAAGAAGTGTCGCGGCAACGCCTGTTCGCCGATTGCGTGACGAAGCTACGAGACACACAGCGGAAATCTGCAAAAGAGCGTGTGCTGCAAGAACTTCGCGAAGCCGAGCGGCGGGGCGATGAAGCAGCCGTGCGTCTTGGACTCCAACGCTTGCGCTAGTCGCAGGGGTAGGAATAGGAAAACCGAAGACCGCGTGATATGTAAAACTCCGAATGCAAACATTACGGACCCATAGCTCAGTTGGTCAGAGCTGCCGGCTCATAACCGGCTGGTCCCAGGTTCAAGTCCTGGTGGGTCCATTTTTTCAGATTCGGCTAGATTGGCACGCGTCCGACAGGATGGGTTTAGCACGAAAGGAGGTTCTCGTTGGCCTCGCAGATTGACCTGCTGTCTGCGCTTCAGGAAATCGATCAGCGCCTACAGTCAAAAGGGCTTGCCCTCCAAGAGCTGCGTCAGCAGACGACGGCTCTCTTCTCCGACATCGACGCCAAAGAGCGCGAAGTAGAAACACGGCAACAACATCTTCTCCAGTTGGAAACGAACCGGCGCACCGCTGAGCTCCAGCTACGCACAGAGGAAGACAAGATCAAGGAGAAGCGCGTGCGCTTAAACCGCATCCGCAATGAGCGCGAATTGCAAGCGTTGCGGCGCGAGATCGACTCGATGAAGGAGACGAACGGCAAATTAGAGGAAGAAGCGCTCCAGCTCTTGGAAGAGATCGAGAAAGAGAAGACCGCTCTTGCGCTGACCCAGGCGCAAGTCGAGGAGTTACAGGGCCAGGTCGACGCCGAGACGGCGCGCATCGCCGCACAAATCGTAACCCTCGGAGAAGAGCTACGCCTCGAACAGGGCGGACGTGAGCAACTCGCCTCCAGTATCGAGACGGAGCTGCGCGCGCGCTACGAGCGGCTCTTCGCTAAGCGGGGCGGTTGGGCGGTGGTGGAACTCCGCGCTGGCACCTGCCAAGGCTGCCATATGCATATCCCTCCGCATACCGGCAACCAGATTCTGAGTAATATGCAGCAAAATACGGGAGTCATTTTTCACTGTCCGCACTGCGGGCGCATCCTGGTGTGGAAAATTGAGCAAAGCCCCCCACCTCAGGACTGAACAAGTGGGTGGGAGAAGATTGAACGATCGCGTGCCGATATGATCGGCGCGAGGAAAGTCCGGACTCCCTGAAGCAGGATGGCCGCTAACGACGGCCCGTCGCGAGGCGGGGAAAGTGCCACAGAAAAAAGACCGCTCATCCAGATAGAGATAGAGATGTGAGACAGAGAACAAAAACTCTCTATCTCTATTTCCCTTCTCTATCTGGAGAGTAAGGGTGAAAAGGTGAGGTAAAAGCTCACCAGCGCTCTTAGTAATGAGAGCGGTTGGGTAAACCCCATCCGGAGCAAGACCAAATAGGAGGTGCCCTCTTGGGGGTAGGAGTCGCTTCACTCCTCTCCGGGTTCGGTCGCTAGAGCGGGTTGGCAACAATTCGCCCAGAGGAATGATCGTTGCCTCCTTTTGTTAGAAGGAGGCACAGAATCCGGCTTATCGATCTTCTCCCACCTGCCTGTTTGCGGTGCACTCCTTTAGAAAGAAAGAGGATAGGTATAGACGAATGAATGGAAACCGCTGTGGCTTGAGGTTTGTAAAGTTGACATTAATCGAACGTGGTGCGCGCTTCGTCTTTGTGGCTCGTTTCATGTTCGGGTGCTTGGCCGTGGGCCTTGGCTTGGCGCTGCCGCTTTGCCGTGTGTTTGCCGAAGGTGCGGGAGATGACTTACCAACGCCACTGCTCTCCGCTTCGCGTACCCTGACGCTCGATGAGGCGTATCGTTTAGCAGTAGGAAACGAAGAGCAGGTGAAAATTTCCGAGCGCGAATTAGTCAAAGCGCAACTGCTGCCGTGGCGGGCAATGACACTCCTGACCCCGCGTGCCGATGTGACCGGCACCTTCACGCGTAATAAAGATGAAATTTCCTTCACTGCCCAACCTACGTTGCCAGGGCAGGCCGGCACGCCTTCGACAATCCGTCCCTTGGAAAGTTGGGTCGGCACGTTTTCGGTCACTCAGCCCTTGATTCAGCCGTCATTTATTCCTTCCTGGCAACTGGGCAAAGATGCCATTCGTCAGAACGAGCAGCGCCACGGTTTTACCGTGCGCGAAGTGCTCTTCGGCGTGGCTCGGGCGTACTACGACGTCCTGCGTGCGCAAGCACTCGTGGGCGTCTCGGAGGATACCCTCAAACTCACACAAGACGAGTTGAAACAAGCGCAGGTGCGCTTTCGGGTGGGGGAGGTAACGAAGACGGATGTGCTGCGCGCCGAGGTCGAATCGTCGCGGGCAGCACGAGCGCTGATTACGGCGAAGAATACCCGACAACTGACGTTTGCGGTTCTAGGTCGCACCGTCGGTGTTCCTGGAGTCGACGGTGTTGTCGAGCCGACTCCTCCAGTGTCGTCCGGCGAACGGTATGAGCAATTGTTGGCCAAAGCGTATAAACAACGTCAAGACCTGCGCGCACAGGAGGCGGCAGTAGAGGTGGCACGCCAGCGCCGCAACTTGGTGCGGGCGCGTTATTTTCCGTCGGTGGGCGCAGTCTGGCAGTTTCCCAAGCTGGACTCGCCTACGTTCGCCAACCGGGACGAGTTCTGGACCTTGACGCTGAACTTTCAGATTCCGGTGTTCGATGGCGGGGTGCGGGAGCTGGATCTGCAAGAGGAAAACGAAAACCTCGCGCAAACACAGCTCCAACTCGACCGTCTCAAGAAGGACGTGAGCATCGAAATTCAACAGGCGTTCTTAGCGGTCGAGACGCTGACGGCAACCCTGGAGACACTGAAGAAGGAAGTGAGCCTGGCGCAAGAAAACTACAACATCACCTCCAAGCAATATCGTGTCGGTCTTGCCACCAGTTTGGATGTCAACACGGCGCTCAACGCGCTGAACCAAACGCGAACGCAACTCAACGACCAGACCTATGCCTACCAGGTGGTGCTGCTAGGGTTAGATCGCGCGGTCGGCGTCTTTGGCCAGGAGTACGTCGCTCAGCGCTGAGTGCCGTTTACCAGAGTAATAAACTCCTCGCGCGTGGCTTGTTGGCTGCGGAAGGCACCCAACATGGTGCTGGTGGTGACGATGGAGTTCTGCTTCTCCACTCCGCGCATGCGCATGCACAGATGCTCGGCGCGAATCACCACCCCGACGCCCAACGGGTCCAACACTTCCATCAACGTGTTGGCGATCTGTGTGGTGAGGCGCTCTTGCACCTGGAGCCGGCGCGAGAAGACCTCTACCAGACGGGGAATCTTGCTCAAGCCAACGATGTGATGGCGGGGAATGTAGGCCACATGCGCGCGGCCGAAGAAGGGCAGGATGTGGTGCTCGCAGAGCGAGAAAAAGTCGATGTCTCTCACGAGGACCATTTCCTGGTAGTCTTCTTCCGTGAACTTGGCCTGATTCAAAATTTCTTGAGGATCTTGGCTATAGCCTTTTGTGAAATATTCATAGGCCCGCGCTACGCGCTGCGGCGTCTTCACTAATCCTTCGCGCTCTGTGTCCTCACCCAGGTGCTCGAGAATCTCCCGAACGCTCTGTTCGATGCCGCTCAAATGAATCGACGGCTGAGATTTGAGCACGGTGACCTTACTTGTCTGAGCTTTCCCGCGGGCGGCGCGTTTATTGTCCATATGTTCCTTTCGCTCCTTCTTGCGAGTAGAAAAGCGGCGAACGCTTTCCTCTCTTCCTTGAGTCAATCAGTCGATGCTTGCGAGAAAACGGCCTTGAGAATTTGCTTGTGTCTCACATGCGGAATACGCCGAATTGATGATCGGGAATAGGCGCGTTCAGTGACGTGGCGAGGCTGAGCCCCAGCACATCGCGCGTCTCGCCTGGGTCGAGAATGCCGTCGTCCCATAGCCGCGCGGTCGAGTAGTAGGGGCTACCTTCTTCTTCGTACTTTGCCAGTGTTGGGGCCATGAACGCTTGCTGTTCTTCCGGCGTCATGGTTTGTCCCTTTTCTTTGAGCTGTTGTAACTTCACTGTCAACAACACGCCGGCAGCCTGCTCTCCGCCCATGACCGAGATCCGCGAGTTGGGCCACATGAACAATAGGCGCGGCGAGTAGGCTCGCCCGCACATGCCGTAGTTGCCCGCTCCGTTCGAGGCTCCGATGATGACGGTCAATTTCGGCACTTGCGCGTTGGCCACAGCGTGCACCATTTTCGCGCCGTCTTTGGCAATGCCGCCTTGTTCGTATTTTTTCCCGACCATGAACCCCGTGATGTTTTGCAAAAATAGCAGGGGAATCTTGCGCTGGCAGCACATCTCGATGAAGTGCGTGCCCTTCAGGGCGGATTCGGAAAACAGCACGCCGTTGTTGGCGACGATGCCGACCAGATAGCCATGAATGCGGGCATAGCCAGTGACCAACGTTGCACCGTAGCGCGTCTTGAACTCGTGGAAACGGCTGCCATCGACGAGACGGGCGACGACTTCATGCACATCGTACGGAACGCGGGTATCGCGGGGAATGACTCCCGCGAGTTCGGCTGGATCGTAGGCTGGCGCTTCCGGCGCTTCACGGTCGAGCGGAAATTTATGTGCACGCGGGAGGTTCTCGAAAATCGAGCGCGCGATGTCGAGCGCGTGTTCGTCGTTTTCCGCCAAATGGTCGGAGACGCCCGAGAGCCGGGTATGCACGTCGCCGCCGCCTAGCTCCTCGGCGGTGACCTCCTCGCCAGTGGCAGCTTTGACGAGCGGAGGGCCGGCAAGAAAGATGGTGCCGCGCTCACGCACGATAATGTTCTCGTCCGCCATGGCCGGGACATAGGCGCCGCCGGCGGTACACGAGCCCATCACCACGGCGATTTGCGGAATGCCCAGGGCTGACATGCGGGCTTCGTTATAAAAGATGCGCCCAAAGTGCTCGCGATCCGGGAAGATGTCGGCTTGATAGGGCAGGTTCGCACCACCGGAATCGACGAGGTACACGCATGGCAGACGATTCTCTTGCGCGATCTCTTGCGCGCGCAGATGTTTCTTGACCGTGGTGGGGTAATAGCTGCCGCCTTTGACCGTGGCGTCATTCGAGACCAGCATGGCTTCGCGACCATGAATCACACCGATGCCGGTGACGATGCCTGCCGACGCCGGGTTGTCGTAGGTTCCATACGCGGCGAGGGGCGACAGTTCGAGAAACGGCGTGTTGGGGTCGATCAACGCCTCAATCCGTTCTCGTGCCAGCAGTTTGCCGCGTTCTTTGTGGCGTCTGCGGAAGTCCTCCGATCCGCCTAAGCGCGCAGTGGCGAGTGTGTCTTTGAGCTGTTGTACCAGCCCTGCCATGTGGGCGGCGTTGGCCTGAAATTCTGGGGAGTTCGTGCGGATTTTACTTTCGATGCGATCCATAAAAAAGTTGTCAGTTTATAGTTGTTAGTTCTTCGTGGGGTGCACTTCGTGCACCGCTGTCGGGACTAAAGCGCCTGCCCGTAGCGCTCTCCATAAGCGAGCGTGCCGAGTCGCTTGCGCACTTTCTTCTGGGCTTTTGCTTCCTCTGTTGGGTAGCCGAAAGGAATGACGGTGACGAGTTCCGCCTCTTCAGGAATGCCGAGTAGGGCTTTGATCTTCGGTCGGTCCAAGCCGCCGACCCAGCACGAACCTACGCCTTCTCCCCACGCCGCCAACATCAAGCACTCAGCGGCTCGGGTGGCATCGATATAGGGATTCTTCGCGCCTGCGATGACCAAAGCAATGGCAAGTGGCGCGTTGGCGATATAGGGGCCGGTCGAGGCCAGCGCGCCAATCTGCCCGAGTGTCTCGCGACTCTGCACCACGACAAATCGCCAGGGTTGGCGGTTGCGCTGCGAGTGGGCCTGCCGACCGGCCTGCAAGATTTTTCTGACAACGTCAACGGGAATCGGGTCCGGGCGGAAGTTCCGTATCGCCGGCCGAGAAACGATGCAATCGAAGACATCCATAGCGACAGTTCCGAACTTTCTACGAAAAGTGCGGAATGACCTCTTTCCCGTACCGTTCGATCTGCGGCACGAGTTCCTCCGGCGGCACGATGGGCCACAGCACGAATTTGCTGCATCCGGCCTCGACATAAGACTGCACTTTTTCGACGCACTCTTGGGCCGAGCCGATTGCGCAGCGCGCGGGCATCGACTCGGCGGCCACCGGGAAGCCGGAGAAGAATTTCTGCACGGTTTCCTGGGCGCGGGCGCGGTTGTCGTTGAGGTGCGTGAAGATCAGCACGCCGGCTTCGCGCGGGTTGACCGTGCGTCCGTACTGTTTGCCGTACTCGGCCATCTTGGCCATGCCGTCTTTGAATTCGTCCGGTGTGACGAAGGAGGGAAACCAGCCATCGCCGTAGCGTGCCGTGCGTTTGATGGCGAGATCGCTCTTGCCGCCGATCCACACATCGAGCGAACCTTTTGCTGGGCGCGGGGTGATGGTGACGTCAGTAAATTTATAGAACTTGCCCTCGTGCGAGACATTGTCCCCAGCCCAGAGCTTGCGCATGACCTGCACGCCTTCTTCCATGCGTTTGGCGCGTTCGTCGGGGTTGATACCGCAGGCGATGCAATCGCGCGGGTCGCTGCCAAGGCCCACCGCCATGATGACACGGCCACGGCTGCCGGTCAGATAGTCGAGAGTGGCGTAGGTTTTCGCTACTTGGATGGGGTCGCGCGCCGGGAGCGTCAGGACACTAGGACCCATTTTGATTTTCTTCGTGCGGGCGGCGAACATCGCCATGATGCACGAAATGTCGAGATCTGGTTGGCGAGACACGATGTGGTCCGAGAGCCAGATCGAATCGATGCCCACTTCTTCCGCGCGTTCGGCATAGGAACAGATCGTCTCCGGCGCTGGCATGCCCAGCCGCCATAGTCCAAAGCCGATACCGATTTTGACTCCGCTCATAGCAAGCCTCCCTCTGCAAGTCTGGCGGGCACTGTACCAGAAAGAGAAGCGCAGAGGAAAGGCTCCTTGCCTTGCGGGGTATATAACAAAATCTCGGCTTTGGGGAAGAATTCGCTACGAGTAGGGGCACGGCGCGCCGTGCCCCTACAACTTCTCTTCGCGTCCAAACATGCTATGACCGAGCACGGAGGATGCACGCATGCCATCGAGAGCCGAATTTGCGCAAGCCTTGATCGAATTGGAAGAGGAGTGTCGCTTTTGGGTGGTAGAGGCAATCACGCTCGACCGTGGTATCGAGAATCTTGAAGAGCGGGTGAATACCCATGCCGATGAGATCGGGCCGGCACGGACCGCTGAGTTCCGCGTCCGCCTCGATCGCACCCGCGAGCGACAGGCCGCGATCGAGGCGAAGATTCGCGCCGTGCGTGAACGTTTGCAGGAGTTGAAAGCGCGGCTGCAGGCGATGCCGGGATGAGTGATGAGCACGAATCACGAGTCCCGAGTTACGGCAGAATGGCGATGATTCTCGCCGGTCCTCCTGATCCTTTGGCGATTTTCATTGGCAAGGCGATGAGGGTTGCGCCTTTTGCTGGGAGCTGTTCTACGTGC contains the following coding sequences:
- a CDS encoding AarF/ABC1/UbiB kinase family protein; protein product: MPSKRKPSGLTQGRAKRALQVGALTTAVGSSYLWQALKRPFQSADTQEQARLELHLKNALRIVEDSRELRGAFMKLVQMLSMRTDILPSEVVNILSVVQSSVPPMDYALIREQVKSELGKYPEQLFKRFEPEAFAAASLGQVHRALLKNGEDVVVKIQYPGVDRTVTQDLKNLRALLQVFTVMTRDVLRQKFDASDAYHEMEERLSEELDYLHEADNIGLFRRLFADDDEIIVPRVYPKFSSRRVLTMEFIDGYTLPDIAAPGVEKTLQDWVVIKYFTITWRQLFAFGALHTDPHPGNYLVTYHPKLAMLDFGSIRVFPEEVRRQYLALAKAILAKDEEAMGRCFVALGYLAPNQDPKPLARVMGIMFEGVIEDKAFDPRDFDSMAKTMEIASIGLEHRIFTAPGHHPFLMRALLGLDGYIHQFGVVTNWHRLFRQCLDNAPA
- a CDS encoding chloride channel protein, with amino-acid sequence MACVVGLVTGGGAIAFDELIRTVQWVAIGSTEAPLYILPHLPWYSYLLVPACGGLLVAPLVFLVSREAQGHGVPQVIEAVMLGGGKIRPRVAIVKSLASALTIGTGGSVGREGPIVQIGAALGSFLGQLLQIPQNRLPTLVGCGVAGGIAAAFNAPIAGAFFALEVIMRNFAMPAFGPVMLSSVLATVVSRAYFGNHPAFVVPGYALLSVWELPLYLLLGIACGLGGVSFMLVLDMLEKGFGKIHIPMLLKPALGGLILGFALLVVPDIYGVGYATMDNILRGGVSWTWLLLLLPVKMLATSLTLASGGSGGVFLPSLYLGAITGGLMGMGAGAVFPSFTAPSGGYALVGMGAFLAGATHSPITALILLFELTNDYHIILPLMLSCSVSTLVAKLLREESIYTIHLLRRGIDVRRREENLMQAFTVEQVMRREAPTLPEQAPFNEIVQHFLLHDASLCFVVDDRQRLLGEISIHDVKDLLREDSLDALVIAKDLLHPSARPTHPEETIARCLEKFSLAEQEYLPVTAHDSGKLHGMISQRDVLDLYHREILRHEYLGLSLRSEQGANAGHQQVRLPHEYVVEILPVPSRHTGKTLREIQLRTNFNVTAVAVRHGGLHGQDELPNPDQPLGRLDFLVLVGRSVDLQQFAQQDG
- a CDS encoding 30S ribosomal protein S21, with the translated sequence MAGVRVKDNEPIESAIRRFKKQCEKAGILQELKKREHYEKPSVRRKRKAIAARKRALRRASRSFY
- a CDS encoding DNA primase, translating into MAERIPEEVLTDIRARVSIVEVISSHVALRKAGRSYTGLCPFHNESTPSFSVNEEGGFFHCFGCGAGGNAFSFLTRVEGISFPEAVRRLAAKSGVALPQSAQDPQARERLLLLRLNEVAATYFQRCLWGNIGDPARRYLTERGLERPITEQFRLGFAPPGREGLTRFLSGQRADLDKASELGLIGKGADGRYYDKFRHRLMFPITDIVGRIVGFGGRLLPMAVPTSGKTYHLPKYLNSPDSVLYKKGALLYGLSQAKDAIRQRGRAIFVEGYIDLLALVQCGQTETVAVLGTALGVEQLKTMSRATGVTEACLFFDGDEAGRRAALRAFPLCIEAEVRGRGVFLPQGEDPDTFVRKQGAEAISRLVDQAEPLEDFYFARHAPPPGASALQRAQAARSAMAVLSGVSDAVARGAFLTQIAQRFSVNEEELRRTASAAPEPTPSAAPPRREKEERLSGQAAVEAELIQLMLLDRHCALRLVEEDIFPAFQQWGALAQEISEAWRQSEHIDLSAFFAKLPKKLADLVSRAYGRALTEEEEVSRQRLFADCVTKLRDTQRKSAKERVLQELREAERRGDEAAVRLGLQRLR
- a CDS encoding TolC family protein, with product MTLIERGARFVFVARFMFGCLAVGLGLALPLCRVFAEGAGDDLPTPLLSASRTLTLDEAYRLAVGNEEQVKISERELVKAQLLPWRAMTLLTPRADVTGTFTRNKDEISFTAQPTLPGQAGTPSTIRPLESWVGTFSVTQPLIQPSFIPSWQLGKDAIRQNEQRHGFTVREVLFGVARAYYDVLRAQALVGVSEDTLKLTQDELKQAQVRFRVGEVTKTDVLRAEVESSRAARALITAKNTRQLTFAVLGRTVGVPGVDGVVEPTPPVSSGERYEQLLAKAYKQRQDLRAQEAAVEVARQRRNLVRARYFPSVGAVWQFPKLDSPTFANRDEFWTLTLNFQIPVFDGGVRELDLQEENENLAQTQLQLDRLKKDVSIEIQQAFLAVETLTATLETLKKEVSLAQENYNITSKQYRVGLATSLDVNTALNALNQTRTQLNDQTYAYQVVLLGLDRAVGVFGQEYVAQR
- the folE gene encoding GTP cyclohydrolase I FolE, which codes for MDNKRAARGKAQTSKVTVLKSQPSIHLSGIEQSVREILEHLGEDTEREGLVKTPQRVARAYEYFTKGYSQDPQEILNQAKFTEEDYQEMVLVRDIDFFSLCEHHILPFFGRAHVAYIPRHHIVGLSKIPRLVEVFSRRLQVQERLTTQIANTLMEVLDPLGVGVVIRAEHLCMRMRGVEKQNSIVTTSTMLGAFRSQQATREEFITLVNGTQR